The Arctopsyche grandis isolate Sample6627 chromosome 5, ASM5162203v2, whole genome shotgun sequence genome includes a window with the following:
- the sbm gene encoding L-type amino acid transporter sobremesa isoform X1: MRDQVRRLFSRPSTHHQHQHQQHDQHSPPNGILHSNGDVCDELGFGVIELCETGNGVCPKADGSNGGSLVWRGSGPLSDPATSPGDKLEGTDTAPDDPIHLKRRVGLFSGVALIVGTMIGSGIFVSPSGLLVRTGSIGLSFAVWMACGLLSLLGALAYAELGTMNTSSGAEYAYFMDAFGAPPAFLFSWVSTLVLKPSQMAIICLSFAKYTVEAFVNECEPPPSVTKMVAVLAIILILVVNCYSVNLATCVQNVFTAAKLVAILIIISGGMYKLAQGNTQHLHDKSFTGGPVTLGNIATAFYTGLWAYDGWNNLNYVTEEIKNPSKNLPRSIMIGIPLVTMCYALINLSYLAVMSATEMVDSEAVAVTFGNRLLGAMAWLMPLSVTVSTFGSANGTLFAAGRLCFAASREGHLLDILSYVHVRRFTPAPGLIFHSLIAIAMVLYGTIDSLIDFFSFTAWIFYGGSMVALIVMRHTKPHAPRPYKVPIVVPWLVLCISVYLVVAPIIENPQLEYLYASVFIFAGLLFYIPFVKMGFSLPFMSTITVFLQMVLEVVPTTTTFEY, translated from the exons GAAATGGTGTATGCCCCAAAGCGGATGGGTCGAACGGGGGCTCGTTGGTGTGGAGGGGTAGTGGACCGCTCTCTGACCCCGCCACCAGCCCTGGGGACAAG CTGGAGGGGACGGACACAGCGCCGGACGACCCTATTCACCTCAAGAGACGGGTGGGACTCTTCAGTGGGGTGGCTCTAATCGTTGGCACCATGATCG GATCGGGAATATTCGTATCGCCGTCTGGCTTGCTTGTAAGAACAGGCTCCATCGGCTTGAGTTTCGCCGTCTGGATGGCGTGCGGTCTACTTTCTCTGTTAG GTGCGCTGGCTTATGCTGAGCTAGGCACGATGAATACATCGTCTGGTGCGGAGTATGCATATTTTATGGATGCATTCGGAGCACCTCCGGCTTTTCTGTTTTCCTGGGTATCCACCTTGGTTCTGAAGCCCTCTCAGATGGCCATAATTTGTCTGAGTTTTGCTAAATACACTGTGGAAGCGTTTGTAAACGAATGCGAACCGCCACCATCCGTCACCAAAATGGTTGCCGTACTAGCCATAA TATTGATACTGGTGGTGAATTGCTATAGTGTCAATTTAGCAACGTGCGTCCAAAATGTTTTTACAGCAGCAAAATTGGTTGCAATTTTGATTATCATCAGCGGCGGAATGTATAAACTAGCACAAG gtAATACGCAACATCTACATGATAAATCATTCACTGGAGGACCAGTAACACTTGGGAATATAGCAACGGCGTTCTATACCGGCCTTTGGGCTTATGATGGATGGAATAATTTGAACTATGTCACCGAAGAAATCAAAAATCCATCAAA GAACCTTCCACGCTCTATCATGATTGGCATACCGTTGGTAACGATGTGCTACGCTCTTATCAACTTATCCTATCTAGCCGTGATGTCTGCGACCGAAATGGTTGACTCCGAGGCTGTAGCTGTAACGTTTGGCAACCGACTACTCGGAGCCATGGCTTGGCTCATGCCACTCTCGGTTACAGTCTCAACGTTCGGTTCGGCGAACGGAACTCTATTTGCCGCTGGAAG ACTTTGCTTCGCTGCATCGCGAGAAGGTCATCTGCTGGATATTCTATCGTATGTTCACGTTAGACGTTTTACGCCAGCTCCAGGGCTCATATTCCAC TCTCTCATAGCCATCGCCATGGTTCTATATGGCACAATAGATTCTCTGATTGACTTCTTCTCTTTCACTGCGTGGATTTTCTATGGCGGATCAATGGTGGCTCTGATTGTGATGAGACACACAAAACCTCATGCACCTCGCCCATATAAG GTACCTATAGTAGTTCCGTGGTTGGTGCTGTGTATATCCGTGTATCTGGTTGTAGCTCCCATCATTGAGAATCCTCAATTGGAATACTTATATGCATCAGTATTCATCTTTGCTGGGTTACTTTTCTACATACCATTTGTGAAGATGGGTTTTTCTCTGCCTTTCATGA GTACAATTACGGTCTTTTTACAAATGGTTTTGGAAGTGGTTCCCACAACAACAACGTTCGAATACTGA
- the LOC143912062 gene encoding uncharacterized protein LOC143912062, whose translation MNILFPSLSPRLLDSHWFTADSPCDEESDVAAMEQKYQAWLASIGQRYIDILPLGKSAPEPMEEEAETDEEEGNDDSDDTEDSHDDDEEDELGPEYSPSAPNPADATNTTNNPPPVTPANHSINNNDIVMNDSNINI comes from the exons ATGAACATACTATTCCCTAGTCTAAGTCCTCGACTGTTGGATTCACACTGGTTCACAGCCGACAGTCCTTGTGATGAAGAGAGTGATGTTGCAGCCATGGAACAAAAATACCAAGCTTGG ctgGCTTCCATCGGACAACGATATATAGACATATTACCTCTTGGCAAGTCAGCTCCAGAACCTATGGAAGAAGAGGCAGAAACTGATGAAGAAGAAG GAAATGATGATTCCGATGATACTGAAGATTCTCACGACGATGATGAAGAAGATGAATTGGGACCTGAATATTCTCCGAGTGCGCCGAATCCCGCAGATGCAACTAACACGACAAACAATCCTCCTCCGGTAACTCCCGCTAACCATTCGATAAATAATAACGACATTGTGATGAACGAtagcaatataaatatttag
- the LOC143912059 gene encoding uncharacterized protein LOC143912059 isoform X1: MRCCAGAALPRLMSVGGAAGAAGASMWLMILRAGLDNAFIRNNDLEKSIVKIQEQLNKNEYEWENDEELMNVLNRNKELSDEVQNLKSQLPELKEKLKNAKVCGKDCKMKHDNLNINLDLLNEIELLKTIKRLERLRTDIKSELVSKEWSLDNESKLYQRILDQKMHFQNQLYHTNHTPLMRNDSLKNWQNGGLPKSFKTLDVKRQNINCEKLQLQKKLLKIS; the protein is encoded by the exons atgcgatgctgcgccggcgccgctcttccgaggctgatgtcggttggtggggcggcgggggcggcaggggcatcgatgtggttgatgatactccgagctggact GGATAATGCTTTCATAAGAAACAATGATTTAGAAAAGTCAATAGTAAAAATACAGGAacagttaaataaaaatgaatatgaatGGGAGAATGATGAAGAATTAATGAACGTTTTGAATAGAAACAAAGAACTTTCAGATGAAGTGCAAAATCTGAAAAGTCAACTACCAGAATTGAAAGAGAAGCTTAAAAATGCTAAAGTTTGTGGAAAAG attgtAAAATGAAGCACGACaacctaaatataaatttggATTTGCTAAATGAG ATTGAACTTCTGAAAACCATAAAAAGGCTGGAACGTCTAAGAACCGATATCAAAAGTGAACTTGTAAGCAAAGAGTGGAGTTTGGACAATGAATCAAag ttataCCAACGAATCCTTGATcaaaaaatgcattttcaaAACCAGTTATACCACACAAACCATACACCGTTAATGAGAAACGATTCGTTAAAAAACTGGCA AAATGGTGGATTACCAAAATCGTTCAAAACGCTGGATGTGAAGAGgcaaaatataaattgtgaaaaattgcaattgcagaaaaaacttttgaaaatatcataa
- the LOC143912059 gene encoding uncharacterized protein LOC143912059 isoform X2 gives MSDSLKSYDSMFYENEIDSLKHELDSEKNNRDNAFIRNNDLEKSIVKIQEQLNKNEYEWENDEELMNVLNRNKELSDEVQNLKSQLPELKEKLKNAKVCGKDCKMKHDNLNINLDLLNEIELLKTIKRLERLRTDIKSELVSKEWSLDNESKLYQRILDQKMHFQNQLYHTNHTPLMRNDSLKNWQNGGLPKSFKTLDVKRQNINCEKLQLQKKLLKIS, from the exons ATGAGTGACTCTTTGAAATCGTACGATAGTATGttttatgaaaatgaaatagATTCCTTAAAGCATGAGTTAGATAGTGAAAAAAACAAcag GGATAATGCTTTCATAAGAAACAATGATTTAGAAAAGTCAATAGTAAAAATACAGGAacagttaaataaaaatgaatatgaatGGGAGAATGATGAAGAATTAATGAACGTTTTGAATAGAAACAAAGAACTTTCAGATGAAGTGCAAAATCTGAAAAGTCAACTACCAGAATTGAAAGAGAAGCTTAAAAATGCTAAAGTTTGTGGAAAAG attgtAAAATGAAGCACGACaacctaaatataaatttggATTTGCTAAATGAG ATTGAACTTCTGAAAACCATAAAAAGGCTGGAACGTCTAAGAACCGATATCAAAAGTGAACTTGTAAGCAAAGAGTGGAGTTTGGACAATGAATCAAag ttataCCAACGAATCCTTGATcaaaaaatgcattttcaaAACCAGTTATACCACACAAACCATACACCGTTAATGAGAAACGATTCGTTAAAAAACTGGCA AAATGGTGGATTACCAAAATCGTTCAAAACGCTGGATGTGAAGAGgcaaaatataaattgtgaaaaattgcaattgcagaaaaaacttttgaaaatatcataa
- the sbm gene encoding L-type amino acid transporter sobremesa isoform X2, producing the protein MHHHEQPNKHTANGNGVCPKADGSNGGSLVWRGSGPLSDPATSPGDKLEGTDTAPDDPIHLKRRVGLFSGVALIVGTMIGSGIFVSPSGLLVRTGSIGLSFAVWMACGLLSLLGALAYAELGTMNTSSGAEYAYFMDAFGAPPAFLFSWVSTLVLKPSQMAIICLSFAKYTVEAFVNECEPPPSVTKMVAVLAIILILVVNCYSVNLATCVQNVFTAAKLVAILIIISGGMYKLAQGNTQHLHDKSFTGGPVTLGNIATAFYTGLWAYDGWNNLNYVTEEIKNPSKNLPRSIMIGIPLVTMCYALINLSYLAVMSATEMVDSEAVAVTFGNRLLGAMAWLMPLSVTVSTFGSANGTLFAAGRLCFAASREGHLLDILSYVHVRRFTPAPGLIFHSLIAIAMVLYGTIDSLIDFFSFTAWIFYGGSMVALIVMRHTKPHAPRPYKVPIVVPWLVLCISVYLVVAPIIENPQLEYLYASVFIFAGLLFYIPFVKMGFSLPFMSTITVFLQMVLEVVPTTTTFEY; encoded by the exons GAAATGGTGTATGCCCCAAAGCGGATGGGTCGAACGGGGGCTCGTTGGTGTGGAGGGGTAGTGGACCGCTCTCTGACCCCGCCACCAGCCCTGGGGACAAG CTGGAGGGGACGGACACAGCGCCGGACGACCCTATTCACCTCAAGAGACGGGTGGGACTCTTCAGTGGGGTGGCTCTAATCGTTGGCACCATGATCG GATCGGGAATATTCGTATCGCCGTCTGGCTTGCTTGTAAGAACAGGCTCCATCGGCTTGAGTTTCGCCGTCTGGATGGCGTGCGGTCTACTTTCTCTGTTAG GTGCGCTGGCTTATGCTGAGCTAGGCACGATGAATACATCGTCTGGTGCGGAGTATGCATATTTTATGGATGCATTCGGAGCACCTCCGGCTTTTCTGTTTTCCTGGGTATCCACCTTGGTTCTGAAGCCCTCTCAGATGGCCATAATTTGTCTGAGTTTTGCTAAATACACTGTGGAAGCGTTTGTAAACGAATGCGAACCGCCACCATCCGTCACCAAAATGGTTGCCGTACTAGCCATAA TATTGATACTGGTGGTGAATTGCTATAGTGTCAATTTAGCAACGTGCGTCCAAAATGTTTTTACAGCAGCAAAATTGGTTGCAATTTTGATTATCATCAGCGGCGGAATGTATAAACTAGCACAAG gtAATACGCAACATCTACATGATAAATCATTCACTGGAGGACCAGTAACACTTGGGAATATAGCAACGGCGTTCTATACCGGCCTTTGGGCTTATGATGGATGGAATAATTTGAACTATGTCACCGAAGAAATCAAAAATCCATCAAA GAACCTTCCACGCTCTATCATGATTGGCATACCGTTGGTAACGATGTGCTACGCTCTTATCAACTTATCCTATCTAGCCGTGATGTCTGCGACCGAAATGGTTGACTCCGAGGCTGTAGCTGTAACGTTTGGCAACCGACTACTCGGAGCCATGGCTTGGCTCATGCCACTCTCGGTTACAGTCTCAACGTTCGGTTCGGCGAACGGAACTCTATTTGCCGCTGGAAG ACTTTGCTTCGCTGCATCGCGAGAAGGTCATCTGCTGGATATTCTATCGTATGTTCACGTTAGACGTTTTACGCCAGCTCCAGGGCTCATATTCCAC TCTCTCATAGCCATCGCCATGGTTCTATATGGCACAATAGATTCTCTGATTGACTTCTTCTCTTTCACTGCGTGGATTTTCTATGGCGGATCAATGGTGGCTCTGATTGTGATGAGACACACAAAACCTCATGCACCTCGCCCATATAAG GTACCTATAGTAGTTCCGTGGTTGGTGCTGTGTATATCCGTGTATCTGGTTGTAGCTCCCATCATTGAGAATCCTCAATTGGAATACTTATATGCATCAGTATTCATCTTTGCTGGGTTACTTTTCTACATACCATTTGTGAAGATGGGTTTTTCTCTGCCTTTCATGA GTACAATTACGGTCTTTTTACAAATGGTTTTGGAAGTGGTTCCCACAACAACAACGTTCGAATACTGA